In Halogranum gelatinilyticum, the DNA window CGGATTCGACTCGGTCATACCCCCCATACAACCGCTTCCGGGTAAGCGTTGTCGACGACGGAAGCCACGTCTCCGTGCCCGAGTTTAAGAGTGCGCGTCCATTAGTGGGGGGTATGAGAGGTATTCGGATCGGGAGTGCGTTCGGCATCCCCATCAAACTCGACATCACGTTTCTTCTAGTATTACCGTTCTTCGCCTATCTCATCGGGACCGACGTGGCGAACCTGACGGGCATCATCAACGACCTGTTCGGCTCCAGCATCGCGACCGGCCCGCTGACCGCCGGCTCGATGTCGTGGATCGTCGGCATCGTCGCCGCGCTCGGGCTGTTCGCCGGTGTTCTGCTCCACGAGTTCGGCCACTCGCTCGTCGCCATGCGCTTCGGCTTCGAGATCGAGTCCATCACCCTCTGGCTGTTCGGTGGTGTCGCGCGCTTCACCGACATTCCCGAGGACTGGAAACAGGAGTTCTACATCGCCATCGCCGGTCCCCTCGTCAGCATCGCTATCGGTGTTGTCTCCTACGCTGCCTTCGTCGTCGTCCCCGGCAGCCAAGCGGCCGCGAAGTTCGTCCTCGGCTATCTCGCGATGACGAACGTCGCCCTCGCCGTCTTCAACATGCTCCCCGGATTCCCGATGGACGGCGGCCGCGTCCTCCGGGCACTGCTCGCCCGCAACCGGCCGCACGCCCGCGCGACGCAGATCGCCGCCGAGGTCGGCAAGGTGTTCGCCTTCATGCTCGGTATCTTCGGGCTCTTCGCGAACCTGTTTCTCGTCGCACTCGCCTTCTTCATCTACATCGGTGCCTCCAGCGAGGCCCAGCAGACGGTGATGAAGGCGGCCTTCGAGAACGTCGTCGTCCGCGACATCATGACCACTCGCGAGGACCTCCACACCGTCACCGAGGACACCAGCATCGCCCAGTTGATGGACCAGATGTTCCGTGAACGGCACACGGGCTACCCGGTCATGCGCCACGGCCAACTCGTCGGGATGGTCACGCTCAACGACGCCCGCGGCATCAAGGAGGTCGAACGCGACGCCTACCGCGTCACCGACGTCATGGCCGACGACATCACGAGCATCACGCCCGACGCCGGCGCGATGGAGGCACTCTCGACGATGCAGGAACACAACGTCGGCCGTCTACCCGTCGTCGACGTCGACGGCGAACTGGTCGGTCTCGTCTCCCGGACGGACCTCATGACCGCCTTCAACATCATCCAGACGACCGGCTCGCTGAGCGCGTCGTCACTGCGTGACCCGGTCGGTGAGCAGGCGTCGCCGTTCGACGCGCGGTAAGCTCTCAGTCAAGACTTCTCCTCACTTGATGTCCGTTCGCGGTGCTCGCTGACGCGAGCACACGCTCACTGAGAAACGTTCGGAAGAAGGTCCAGGTGCGAGAATCGAACCTCCGAGAAACGGTCGCTCACTTTCGTTCGCTGCGCACGACCTCCCTGCTTCGATTCTCTCCGTCGAACGCTTCACTCATCACGTCGTTACTCGCGACGCTCACTGACGTGAGCGTACGCTCGTGGGGAGTGAGTTCGTGAAAAGGTCCAGGTGCGAGAATCGAACCCGCGTCTCAGCCTCCACAAGGCTGAAGGATGGTCCACTACCCCAACCCGGACACACCCACTTCTACTCCGGTTTCGCTCAAATACGTTACGACTTCCACCCTCGTGTGCGTCGATTACCCACGGTCCGCGTCGGCGACGCCGGGCGGTCGACCGAAGCGTCGGTCTTTTGACGGCGAGCGTCCTACGACACGCCAAGCGTGGCCATCACGGACAAAATCTACCTGAAGAACCACCGCCAGATCTCCTCCCAGTTAGAGGCCAACATCCCCAAGGGCGCGTTCAAGGGAGCGACGCTGGACCTCGTGTTCACCGGCGAGGGGCTGACGAAACTCGACGACGCGACCCAAGAGCGCGTCCTCGACTTCGCACAGGACTTCCTCGACTGCGACTGCGAGGACAACCCCTACTGCGGCCACCCCGAGCGGAAGTTCATCCAGTATCTACTCGAACTCCGCGCGCAGGGACTCGGTCCCGACGCCATCGTCGACGTGATGACCGACGACTATATGCTCTATGCGTATCCGGGCGACATCCTCTCGTTTCTCGACCAGTCGGTCCGGACGCTGGAGGCGGTCGAGGCACTCGCCGACGTCGACGGCAACCGGGAGATGGAACAGAAGGCAGCGAGAGCGAAGCGGGAACTGAGCGGTTAACCCAGTCGGTACGGCGACTCCTCGGACTCGCCGTCGAGGTCTTCGAGGAAGATGACTTCCTCCTCCTCGTCGAGCTGTTCGCGCAAGTGAGTCACGTAGCGTTTGTGCTCTTCGAGCTGTTCGCGCAGATGGTCGGCTTCGAGTTCGAGCCGCTCGTGTTCGCGGATGAAGCTCTTCGGCACTTCGACTTTCGGCGGGAAGCTCGGTTCGTCGTCCACGTCCATGTCGTCCAGTTCGTGTTCGGGGATGACGCGGACCTGACCGTCGTGGGCAACGAGCATGTCCACGTAGTCGCGGAAGACCGCCGAGAGCGAGATATCGCGTTCCTCGGCGATCTCCCGGAGGGTCTCGAAGGCGTCCTCGTTGACCCGAAACGAGATGGTCTTGTTCTTGTTGCCCATCGTTGTCTCAGGTCGCGCTGCCAACCACTTAACCGTTTGTCAGACGAGCCTCACAGATAGCTCACGAGGCTCGCCACGAGCTTGTTCTCCGCACGTCTGAGATGTTCTTCGGCCGTCCGACGTTCGACGCCGACGGCCGCTGCGATGGCCTCTGTCGTCGTCTCCCGCGGAATCTCGTAGTAGCCACCGTCGACGGCTGTGTGGAGGACCTGCCGCTGTCGCTCGGTCAACGTCGGCAACACGTCGGCCAGCGTCAAGAGCGGCGCGTCCTGCCGGACCGAGGTGACCTCCCGTTTCGACTCGACGTCGACGGTGTAGCCGTCGGCAACGAGGTCGCGGTAACAGGCCGAGAGTGCCGCCGGGTCGAGCGCGAGGACGCGGACGAACTTCGCGCCGCGGCCGTACCGCAGCGGCGGCAGCAACAGACAGTCGTTGCGGGCGAGATACGTCTCCACGGACGTCGAGTCGTGCGACCGCAGGCAGTCGCTCGTGACGAGTACCAGTTCGTCCGCCGTCGCGAGTCGGTCGCGGATGCCCACCAGGTCCTCGACGTGGGCCGCGACGGTCTCGGCGGCGTCGCTGTCGCCGCCGGTCGTGACGTGCAGCAGGTCACAGTGGTCGTTGCACCACAGTTCGATGCGGGCGTCGGTCTCGGCCGTCGCCGCCGCGTAGAACCCCGCGTCCGCGACGCGGAACGTCGCCTCGTACATGGACGAACAGACGCCGCCGAGTAGATAAATACCCCGCCGCACGCGGGGGGTGCAGTATTTGCGCGTCCGGCACTACCTTCTAGGGATATGAGCGGACACAGTCCTCCGAAGGCTCCGAAACCGGCCGACCGACTGGGCGAACCGAGCGCCGAGTGGCGTCGGTATCAGGGCGCGCCCACCGGGACCGACATCGAGTGTCAGGGCTGGCGACAGGAAGCCGCGTTGCGGATGCTGAACAACAACCTCGACCCCGACGTCGCCGAGGACCCCGAACGCCTCGTCGTCTACGGCGGGACGGGCCGCGCGGCCCGCTCGTGGGACGCCTACGACGCCATCCTCGCGGAGCTTCGGGACCTCGCGGACGACGAGACTCTCCTGATTCAGTCGGGCAAGCCCGTCGGCCGCTTCACCACCCACGAGCGCGCGCCACGGGTGCTCATCGCCAACTCCAACCTCGTCGGCAAGTGGGACAACTGGGAACACTTCCACGAACTCGAAGCCGAGGGCAAGATCATGTACGGCCAGATGACCGCGGGGTCGTGGGCCTACATCGGCACGCAGGGCATCCTCCAGGGCACCTACGAGACGCTCGCCGAGGCTGGCCGCCAGCAGTTCCCCGACGGTGACGGGCTTCGGGGAACTATCACCGTCACCGGCGGTCTCGGCGGCATGGGCGGCGCGCAGCCGCTCGCGGTGACGATGAACCACGGCGTCTGCATCGCCGCCGAGGTCGACGCCGAACGCATCGACCGCCGCATCGAGACGCGCTACTGCATGGAGAAGACCGCCGACCTCGACGAGGCCATCCGGCTGGCAGAAGATGCAGCCGAACGGGGCGAACCGCTCTCCATCGGCCTGCACATGAACGCCGCAGAGATGCTGGAGGGGATGCTCGAACGCGACTTCGTCCCCGACTTCCTGACCGACCAGACGAGTGCCCACGACGAACTGGAGGGCTACTATCCCTCGGGCTACACCGTCGACGAGGCCGACCGTCTGCGCGACGAGGACCCCGAACGCTACGTCGAGGCGAGCCTCGACACGATGGCCCGACATGTCCGGGCGATGCTCGCCTTGCAAGAGAGAGGAGCCGTCACCTTCGAGTACGGGAACAACATCCGCGGGCAGGTGCAGGAACACCGAGGGATGGTGAACGTTCCCGCGCGTAGCGCGGGGGGCAGCGAGACGGAGTCTCGCTCGCCGTTCGACTTCCCCGGCTTCGTCCCGGCCTACATCCGACCGCTGTTCTGTCGCGGCAAGGGACCGTTCCGGTGGGTCGCGCTCTCGGGTGACCCCGCCGACATCCACCGCACCGACGAAGCGGTCAAAGAGCTGTTCCCCGAGAAGGACCACCTGCACCGCTGGATCGACCTCGCCCACGAGCAGGTCGCGTTCCAGGGACTGCCGAGTCGCGTCTGTTGGCTGGGGTACTCCACCGACAGCGACGGACTGACCGAACGCGCGACGTTCGCGCTCCGTATCAACGAGCTCGTCCGTGACGGCGAGATCAGTGCTCCCATCGTCGTCACCCGCGACCACCTCGACGCGGGCAGCGTCGCCAGTCCCCACCGCGAGACGGAGGCGATGAAGGATGGCACCGACGCCGTTGCCGACTGGCCCATCCTCAACGCACTGCTCAACTGCGCGGCCGGAGCCGACATCGTCAGCGTCCACGACGGCGGCGGCGTCGGCATCGGCAACTCGCTGCACACGAACAACCACGTCGTCCTCGACGGCTCGGACCTCGCGGCCGAGAAGGCCCGCCGCGTCTTCACCACTGACCCCGGCATGGGCGTGATTCGCCACGCCGACGCGGGCTACGAGGAGGCACTGGACGAAGCCGAGCGGTCGAACGTCCGAATTCCGATGCGGGAGGCAGCACGAGACGATGAGTGAGTTCAGCCACTCGTTCACCTGGCAGGGGACGTCGTCGGACCCCAACGACGAGCAGTTCGGCCACGTCGTCGAGGCGACCAGCATCGACGAAGCCAGGGCGTTCGACGTCGTCCTCGTCGGCGAACCGTTCGACCGGGGCGTCATCGGACGTCCCGGTGCCGAGAAGGGACCGGCCGCACTCCGCGCGGCACTCACCCGGAGCAAGACGCACCACTACGGTACCGGGCCGGTCGGGGGCGTCGACGGGCTCGGCGTCGGCGACCTCGGTGACGTCGACGGACTCGGCGGGACGCGCGAGCACTCGGCCGGAACACCGGTCGCCGACAGACAGGCTCGCCTCCGCGAGACGACCGAGCTCGTTCACGGTCTCGACGCCCTGCCGGTCTTCCTCGGCGGCGACAACTCGCTGACGTTCCCGAACGTCGCCCCACTCTTGAGTCGAGGACGCGTCGGCGTCGTCAACCTCGACGCCCACCTCGACGTCCGCGAGGTCCGTACCGACGCGACGAGCGGGACGCCCTACCGCCAGCTGTTGGAGGCGGGACTCGACGGCTACGCCTGTCTCGGGGCGCGGCACTTCGAGACGTCGACCATTTACGCCGACTACGTCCGCGAGATGGGCGGCGACATCGTCACCGCCGAGGCGGTCGGCGACGACCCGCTCGCTGCCGCCGACCGCGCACTCGACGCCCTCGGCGACGTCGACTACGTGTACGTCAGCGTCGACCTCGACGTGCTCGACGCCGCGGCCGCCCCCGGCGTGTCGGCACCGACGCCCGGCGGCCTGACGACGCGCGAACTGTTCTGGCTGCTCCGGCGACTTGCGGGCGACCCCCGAGCATCGGGCTTTGAGGTGGTCGAGTGCGCACCACCGTTGGACCGAAACGGGCTGACTGCGTCGGCCGGTGGCCGCGCCGTCGCACATTTCCTCGCTGGCTACGCAGGGAATGGAGGTCACGATGAGTGAACTCACTGCCGTCGTCCACGACGCCGCCGAAGTCGTCGTCGCCGAGGGAACACAGACCCCGCTCCAGCGGGTCGAGGACGCCGCCGTCGCCGTCGAGGACGGCCGTGTCGTCGCCGTCGGCCCGACCGACGAGGTCGTTCGCGAGTATCCGCCCGAGAACGCCCGCTACACCGTCGACGCCAGTGGCCGAAGCGTCGTTCCGGGCTTCGTCGACTCGCACACCCACGCCTGCTTCGCGGGCGACCGCTCCGACGAGTTCGAGGCCAAACTACGGGGCAAGACCTACCAGGAGATCATGGCCGAGGGTGGCGGCATCCTCCGGACCGTCCGGGCGACCCGCGAGGCGAGCGACGACGAACTGCTCGCGGACTTGCTCTCGCATCTCGACACCATGCTCTCGCACGGGACGACGACGGTCGAGGTCAAGTCGGGCTACGGTCTCGACACGGAGACGGAACTCCGGATGCTCGACGCCGTCCGCCGCGCCGACGAGCAACATCCGGTCGACGTCGTCGCGACGTTCATGGGTGCCCACGCGGTCCCTGAGGGGCGCGACGCCGACGACTACGTCGAGGAAGTCGTCTCCGAGCAGTTGCCCGCAGTGGAAACACAGGGAGTCGCGGAATTCTGTGACGTCTTCTGCGAGGAGGGGGTGTTCTCGGTCGACCAATCGCGGCGCGTCCTCGAAGCAGGCATCGAGCACGGCTTGACGCCGAAGGTCCACGCCGAGGAGTTCGTCCACTTGGGAGGAGCCAAACTCGCAGTCGAGGTCGGCGCGGCGAGTGCCGACCATCTCCTGCAAGCGACCGAGACGGACGTCCAGACGCTCGTCGCCGCCGACGTAACGCCCGTCTTCCTGCCGGGGACGGCCTTCACGCTGGACACCGAGTACGCCGACGCCCGCGCGTTCCTCGATGCTGGCGCACACGTCGCCGTCGCCACCGACTTCAACCCGAACTGTTACTCCCAGAGTATGCCCTTCGCCGTCGCGCTGGCTTGCACGGGCATGAAGCTCACCCCCGCCGAGGCACTGGTCGCCGCCACCGAGGGCGGCGCGCGGGCGTTGAACCGCGAGGGGGGACTCGGCACGCTCCGCGAGGGCGCGCCCGCGGACCTCGTCGTCCTCGACGCGCCGTCGTACCGGCATATCCCGTACAACGTCGGCGTGAATCCCGTGGCGGCCGTCCTGAAGGGAGGTGACGTCGTCCATGTCTGAGCCAACCGGACCACTCACCCTCGACGGCGAGTCGCTCACGCCCGAGCAGGTCGTCGCCGTCGCCCGTCACGACGCGTCCGTGGAACTGGCCGCCGAGGCACGCGAGGCCATTCGCGATTCCCGCGAGCGTATCGAACACATCGTCGACGAGGGCGACCCGGTCTACGGCGTCAACACCGGCTTCGGCGAACTCGTCGACACCCACATCCCCCGCGAGAAGCTCGAAGGGCTCCAGACCAACCTCGTCAGAAGCCACGCGGCCGGTGCGGGTCGCGAACTGGCTCGCGAGGAAGTCCGCGCGATGCTCGTGACCCGCGTCAACGCGCTCGCGAAGGGCTACTCCGGAATCCGCGAAGTCGTCGTCGACCATCTCGTGACGATGCTCAACGCGGGGGTGCATCCGGTCGTGAAATCGAGGGGGAGTCTCGGAGCCAGCGGCGACCTCGCACCGCTTGCACATATGGCACTCGTCCTGCTCGGGGAGGGCGTGGCCGACGTCGACAGCGCGGATGGCTCCGAGACTCGGCGACTCTCGGGCGACGAGGCTCTCGCCGCCGCCGGGTTGGAGCCGCTGACGCTGAAGGCCAAGGAGGGCCTCGCGCTCATCAACGGGACCCAACTCTCTGTGGGACTGGCTGCGATGGTCGTCGTCGACGCCGAGCGCGTCCTCCGCGCCGCCGACGCAGCGGGCGCGCTGACGACCGAAGTCACCCTCGGGACCACCGCCTCTTGCGACCCGGCCGTCCACGCCGCGCGGCCCCATGCGGGCCAGCAAGCGACGGCGCGCAACGTCAAACGACTCACAGAAGGGTCGGAAATCGTCGAATCCCACCGCAACTGCGACCGGGTGCAGGACGCCTACTGCCTGCGGTGCATCCCGCAGGTCCACGGTGCGGTCCGCGATGCAGTCGGCCACCTCCGCGAGGCGGTCGCCGTCGAACTCAACAGCGCGACCGACAACCCGCTGGTCTTCGCCCGCGAGCAGGTCGACGAGCGGGCGAGCGGCACCGAGGTCGGGGCAGTGATTTCGGGCGGGAACTTCCACGGCGAGCCGCTCGCGCTCCGCCTCGACTACGCCGTCAACGCGCTCACCGAACTCGCCGCCATCTCCGAACGCCGGGTGGACCGCATGGTCAACCCGAACCTGCAGGAGCCGCATCTCCCACCCTTCCTCACCGCCGACAGCGGCTTCCAGTCGGGCTACATGATTCCGCAGTACACCGCCGTCGCGCTCCTCAACGAGTGTCGCTCCGAGGGGCGGCCGTCGATGGACAACACGCCCGTCAGCGGCGGGCAGGAGGACCACGTCAGCATGAGCGCGACGTCGGCCTTCGCCGCCCGACGCGTGGCCGAGCGCGTGCGGACCGTCGTCGCCATCGAACTGCTCTGTGCGGCGCAGGCGTCGGAGTTCGTCGACGACACGCTGACGCACGCGCCGGGTACCGGTGCGGTCTACGAGACCGTCCGCGAGGTCGTGCCGCCGCTGGTCGACGACCGGCCGCCGCATCCCGACATCGAGGCGGTCGCGTCGCTCGTCGCTGACGGGTTACTGGACGAGCGGCTGGAGGCGGTGCTGTCGGAGTCGTTGGAATAAGGAAAAGAAACGGAAACCGCAGTCGACGTCCCGACTCGCGCGGCCTAGGGCTGCGGCGCGTCGAGGTCGTCGGCTGCGAGCTCGTCGGTGGTCTGCGTGTCGAGGCTTTCGAGAGCCCCGATGGCAGCCTGCTTGTACGTGTCTGTCGACAGGTCGTACTGGTCTTTCGCCATGCGGGCGTACTCGTTGCCCTCGTCCTCGAACGCCTCGATGCGTTCGAGCGTCCGGGTGGCCGTCTCGACGACCCACCGGTCGCGCGTCGCGGCGTTGACTTCGGTGATGGACTCGGGGCGGACGGAGACGTTGATGCTGCCGTCGTCGGTCTCGAACGTCCGCGGCTTGCCGACGATGGCGACGTACGACGGTGCTTCGAGTTCACGCAGCGCGCTCGCGGCCTCGGGCTGGTACTGACCCGCGTAGACGAAGAACGTCCCGGACGGGTCGACGATGCGGCCGCGCCAGTATTCGGAGTCCTCGCCGACGTCCTCCTTCTCGGTCAGCGTGCCGACGAGGAAGACGCGGTTCGCCTTCTCCCCGGTGGGGAGCAGCAGGTAGACCGGCGCGCGTTCGTCGTCGGACTCTTTGAACGTGTAGCCGGCGTCGTTGAACTCCTGGGCGAACACGCGGCGGGCGACTTCTCGGGTGGGAACGGACTGGCTCATTAGAGGGACCTCGCTTTGATGAGGACGGCTTCGGCATCGGCTGGACCGCTCAGTTCTTCGAACTCGTCGGCGAGGACGTATCGACCGAAGGTCGGCCCGGTGACGCTGTAGTAGCGACCGAGCACCATCGACCGCATCTCCTCGGCGACGACGGTGGTGTCGAGCGCGTCCATGGCCTGCTGTTTGGCCTCGTCGAGGGTGACGCCGGTCAGCTCCTCGGTCATCTCCTTGTTGAAGATGACCTCGTGGACGTCGCTGCCGTCGTCGAGGACGGCCTTGATCCGCAGGTCGAACTCGCCTTCGACGGTCCCGTGTTCCGAACAGCGACCGTTCTGGAGGACGCGCGTGCAGTCCTCGTCGGGGCACCGCTTGATGAGGCCGCTGCCGGACTGGATGTCGACGAGCGCGCCCTCGACGGTCGAGTTGTCGTCGCCGACTTCGATCTCCTCGTCCAGTTCGGTGATGGTCGTCGTCCGGTTGAGCTTGACCGAGAAGTTCCCCTGGTACTCGTCGGTGACGACGTTGGCGAGGCTGTACACTTTGCCTTCTTCGAGCGCTTCGAGTTCGGACGTCTGGAAGGCGACGAACTTCATCGTCCCCGACTCGTCGCCGACGAGGCCCACCTGTGCGATGGACTCGTGGCCGGGATCCCAGAGGTCGACGACCTTCACCTTGAGGTCGACCCACTGTTCGTCTTCGTCGATGTCGGCGACTTCGACGAGCTGGCTGCCGCCCGCGCCGCTCGCGATGTCGTCGCGTTCGAGGCCGGCTTCGTCGAGGTAGCTGTTGGTGACGCTCCGACGCGCCTCGTCGACGGGGACTTTGTACTCGTTGACGAGGTTGTCGAGCCGCTCCTCTACGTCGTCGACGCTGACGTCCAGGTGGTCCGAGAACTGTTCCGCAATCTCCGCTGCGTGGGTTCGCAGGTCTGTCATAGGGTCTCACTGCCTCTGCTTGAGTTTTCGACGAGAGGCATACGCCGGTTGGTTCCCAATGGTATAAAAAATATGGCTCTCGGTGAAAGTGAAGACGAGGGGAAGAAGTCGTCAATCGCACGTCTGACGGCGTCTGGAGCTGCTCGGAAACGCGCTTCTCAAGCGGCAAGACCCACGTTTACGACGTCAGTTCGTGAACCGCACGTCCGCGACGACGGGTGCGTGGTCGGAGGGCGGTTCGCCATCCCAGTGGTCGGCGACGACCGCGTGTTGGACCGCCGAGGCGTCCTCGGTGACGAACACGTAGTCGATCTTCTTCGTCTCGCCGTCGAAGCGGTTGAACGTCAGGGTCGGCCCGTGGTGGCCGTAGATGGCGTGATACTGCGCGTCGTAGAGCCGACGGCCGTCGCCCTCGACGGCGGTGAGCACCCGGTACGGTGGGTCGTCCTCGGTACAGTTCAGGTCGCCGACGACGACCGTCGGAAGGTCGCCCGCGACGTCGGTGAGGCGGCGACGGAGGAGGTGGGCACTCTCCTCGCGAGCCCGCGCGCTCCGGTGCTCGAAGTGGGTGTTGCAGGCGACGAACGTCGCCCCGGCGCGCTCGTCGTGGAGTTCGACCCACGTCGCCATCCGCGGATAGGACGCCTCGGGATGCTTGCTGCCGGTGACGTGGGGCGTCTCCGAGAGCCAGAAGGTGTTGTGGTCACGGAGCGTGAAGCGGTCGCGACGGAAGCCGACGGGACCGTGTTCGCCTTCTGCCTCGCCGTCGATTCGGCCGACGCCGACCCAGTCGTAGGCGGGCAGCTGCTCGCGCAGATAGTCGAGCTGGTGTTCCAGTGGCTCCTGTAGGCCGACCACGTCGGGGCGGTGAAACCGGATCACGCTCGCGACGTGCTCCTTGCGGTTCGGCCACGCGAGGTCGCCGTCCTCGGCCGTGTCGTACCGGACGTTGAAGGTCATGACGCGAACGGTGTCGGCGGTGCCGACGTCGTCGCCGCGGTCGTCGACCGTGCCGCCGTCGGTCCGTGGGGCATCGTCGCTCGTCTCACTCCGCGTCGTCGTCTCGCTCGGTTCGGTCATCGCGAACCTCCGGGCGTGGTGGGCCGCATCTATCCCGAGTGGGAGCCTCGGCAACTTAAACGCGCCGTCGAGCGGCCGCCGAGAGGCGACGGACCTATGGCCTCGGCGGACGCAGCCTCGGCCATGGACGAGCGGTTCGAACGCTTCGTGCGCGACACGTTCCGAAACGCCGGCCGACGCTACGCCGAGGCGCGACGCGCCTACCGCGAGGGTCGCGACGGCGAGGACGGAGCCGAGCGGTTCGGTCTCCCGACCGACGACGAGGGGCGCGCCCGGCTCGTCTGCCGCCGTCACGCCGAGAAACGCGCCGTCGCCGTCGAC includes these proteins:
- a CDS encoding replication factor A (Replication protein A protects and stabilize the intermediate ssDNA that is generated by the unwinding action of a DNA helicase at the replication fork. In addition, SSBs prevent the formation of secondary structures by single-stranded template DNA.), whose product is MTDLRTHAAEIAEQFSDHLDVSVDDVEERLDNLVNEYKVPVDEARRSVTNSYLDEAGLERDDIASGAGGSQLVEVADIDEDEQWVDLKVKVVDLWDPGHESIAQVGLVGDESGTMKFVAFQTSELEALEEGKVYSLANVVTDEYQGNFSVKLNRTTTITELDEEIEVGDDNSTVEGALVDIQSGSGLIKRCPDEDCTRVLQNGRCSEHGTVEGEFDLRIKAVLDDGSDVHEVIFNKEMTEELTGVTLDEAKQQAMDALDTTVVAEEMRSMVLGRYYSVTGPTFGRYVLADEFEELSGPADAEAVLIKARSL
- a CDS encoding endonuclease/exonuclease/phosphatase family protein; its protein translation is MTEPSETTTRSETSDDAPRTDGGTVDDRGDDVGTADTVRVMTFNVRYDTAEDGDLAWPNRKEHVASVIRFHRPDVVGLQEPLEHQLDYLREQLPAYDWVGVGRIDGEAEGEHGPVGFRRDRFTLRDHNTFWLSETPHVTGSKHPEASYPRMATWVELHDERAGATFVACNTHFEHRSARAREESAHLLRRRLTDVAGDLPTVVVGDLNCTEDDPPYRVLTAVEGDGRRLYDAQYHAIYGHHGPTLTFNRFDGETKKIDYVFVTEDASAVQHAVVADHWDGEPPSDHAPVVADVRFTN
- a CDS encoding DUF7091 family protein, which encodes MDERFERFVRDTFRNAGRRYAEARRAYREGRDGEDGAERFGLPTDDEGRARLVCRRHAEKRAVAVDSEGRPACFDPDHADCQGCAEDVREGVVETW